A genome region from Sphingorhabdus sp. SMR4y includes the following:
- a CDS encoding winged helix-turn-helix domain-containing protein, whose product MLDERVPGNATGNGIAQVGKDFPSRFLINNIGVRTASHIIGDGDNAVRVEPKVMTLLQLLSRSPNRIVSRDALLEEIWPDGLGGDESLTRLIYQLRRACRSFPALENVITTVSKSGYRLDATVQVLEGDTAIAPSFADGNREYNLSVAVLPVTDHDNLAENGYLADGLSRDLTSLLATTPMLFVAPYSSVLALYDQSRPLDVIARKIGCRFILTGSFRRRDEQIILRFELVDTLDASLAWSGKYNSVLDQFFEIQNDVLLSVSTAISTQLRYSLSLSLPERQPFRSDVYRILQATETLRYRYGKETAQEIVALLQQGLADNPDNAVLLAGLAVQLSQNVVSQWEPDPVAARISAFQHIDRALVLEPANAEVLASAGVVNTMFHQPKEAIALLRRAIVLDPNNAHALAILGWQICLLEQNPEGIRMIEAAEKRAPHHPRFGLWATYRATGHLFMLDYEAAAPACEQAILRTPDYYQPRMSLAWALVGLGEDAKALASIRKAEAFEGEGITCKFVEEIRQWSNNSPNAAQCAEALEKLIPLSQH is encoded by the coding sequence GTGCTTGACGAACGTGTGCCGGGGAATGCGACCGGAAATGGCATCGCACAGGTCGGGAAGGATTTTCCCAGCCGCTTTCTGATCAACAATATTGGCGTCCGCACCGCCAGTCACATCATTGGCGACGGTGATAACGCCGTTCGGGTTGAACCCAAGGTCATGACCCTTCTGCAATTGCTGAGCCGTTCTCCCAACCGGATCGTCAGTCGCGATGCCCTGCTCGAGGAAATCTGGCCTGACGGACTGGGAGGGGATGAATCGCTGACCCGGCTGATCTACCAGCTGCGCCGCGCCTGCAGATCCTTTCCCGCGCTGGAAAATGTGATCACGACCGTTTCCAAATCGGGATACCGGCTCGATGCAACGGTACAGGTGCTGGAAGGAGATACAGCCATCGCCCCGTCCTTTGCCGATGGCAACCGCGAATATAATCTCTCCGTGGCGGTGCTTCCGGTAACCGATCATGACAATCTGGCAGAAAATGGCTATCTCGCCGATGGCTTGAGCCGTGATCTGACCAGCCTGCTGGCCACGACGCCGATGCTCTTTGTCGCGCCCTACAGTTCGGTGCTGGCATTGTACGACCAGAGCCGTCCTCTGGATGTGATTGCGCGAAAGATCGGCTGCCGCTTCATTCTTACCGGCAGCTTCCGGCGGCGGGATGAGCAGATCATCTTGCGCTTTGAACTGGTTGATACGCTGGATGCATCTCTCGCCTGGTCGGGTAAATATAACAGCGTTCTCGACCAGTTTTTCGAAATCCAGAATGATGTGCTGCTGAGCGTTTCCACCGCGATTTCGACGCAGCTCCGCTATTCGCTGTCACTGTCGCTCCCGGAGCGGCAGCCGTTCAGGAGCGATGTCTACAGGATATTGCAGGCGACAGAAACGTTGAGATATCGCTATGGCAAGGAAACCGCGCAGGAGATCGTTGCGCTGTTGCAACAGGGACTGGCGGACAATCCGGACAATGCCGTCCTGCTGGCCGGTCTGGCCGTGCAACTGAGCCAGAATGTTGTCAGCCAGTGGGAGCCGGACCCAGTTGCGGCCCGCATATCGGCTTTCCAGCATATCGACCGCGCACTGGTGCTCGAGCCTGCCAATGCCGAGGTCCTGGCCAGTGCCGGAGTCGTCAACACCATGTTCCACCAGCCGAAAGAAGCGATTGCCTTGCTGAGGCGAGCGATCGTACTGGACCCGAACAACGCCCATGCACTGGCCATATTGGGGTGGCAGATATGCCTGCTGGAACAGAATCCCGAAGGCATCAGGATGATCGAAGCCGCCGAAAAACGGGCCCCGCATCATCCCCGCTTCGGCCTCTGGGCAACCTATCGGGCCACCGGTCACTTGTTCATGCTCGACTATGAGGCGGCGGCCCCGGCCTGCGAACAGGCCATATTACGCACGCCGGATTATTATCAGCCTCGCATGTCACTGGCCTGGGCACTGGTCGGCCTCGGCGAAGACGCGAAAGCACTGGCGTCGATCCGGAAGGCGGAAGCTTTCGAGGGAGAGGGAATCACGTGCAAGTTCGTCGAAGAAATCAGGCAATGGTCCAATAATTCGCCCAATGCCGCGCAATGCGCGGAAGCTCTGGAGAAGCTTATCCCTCTGTCGCAACACTAG
- a CDS encoding class I SAM-dependent methyltransferase produces the protein MKYYAAPLGGQPARLITGLAAIMLMMVPLGACKRLPDDDELRAETARAYPPASRPVSELAGNQWSTETARDKRGEAEEIMKAAGLEPGMTVADIGAGEGYYTVRLAEKVGARGRVLAQDIDEGAIDRLAERVNRESLDNVSIKLGAPDDPRLPEKSFDRIFLVHMYHEVREPYAFLSRLRPALIGKAGDHGTGEVIVVDVNRDFSQHGIPPKQLFCEFEAVGYELVGFMERPELGGYFARFRAKGPAIAPGDIKPCPYQRDSG, from the coding sequence ATGAAATATTATGCCGCCCCGCTTGGGGGCCAGCCCGCCCGGCTGATCACTGGCCTTGCTGCCATAATGCTGATGATGGTGCCTCTCGGTGCCTGCAAGCGGCTGCCTGACGACGATGAGCTGCGCGCCGAAACCGCGCGGGCCTATCCGCCTGCTTCCCGGCCAGTATCGGAACTGGCCGGCAATCAATGGTCGACCGAGACCGCCCGCGACAAGCGTGGCGAAGCCGAAGAGATCATGAAGGCTGCCGGGCTTGAACCGGGCATGACGGTCGCCGACATCGGCGCTGGCGAAGGCTATTACACCGTGCGGCTCGCGGAGAAAGTCGGGGCCCGGGGCCGGGTTCTGGCGCAGGATATCGACGAAGGCGCGATCGACCGGCTGGCCGAGCGGGTCAATCGGGAAAGCCTCGACAACGTATCGATAAAGCTCGGCGCGCCGGATGATCCACGGCTGCCCGAGAAAAGTTTTGACCGGATATTCCTGGTCCACATGTATCACGAAGTGCGCGAGCCCTACGCCTTCCTCTCGCGCCTGCGTCCGGCCTTGATCGGCAAGGCCGGAGATCACGGTACCGGTGAAGTGATTGTAGTCGACGTCAACCGCGATTTCTCCCAGCACGGCATCCCGCCGAAGCAGCTATTCTGCGAATTCGAAGCAGTCGGCTACGAGCTGGTCGGCTTCATGGAGCGGCCCGAACTTGGCGGTTATTTCGCGCGTTTTCGAGCCAAGGGTCCGGCCATCGCACCCGGCGACATAAAGCCCTGCCCCTATCAGCGGGACAGCGGCTAG
- a CDS encoding OprO/OprP family phosphate-selective porin: MLKTLGLLAGTAAIGLYPATAMAAPITDEQAAALLSKLEQLEREVADLKAQLGSVQQSQVASTSAIAATEAKLAATEEKLEQQKPVKVAFKGAPEIKGEDGWSFKPRGRMLYDFGSVNAPDSINDAGLGFANEARRIRLGASGSIPGGFGYKLEADFAGNEIDLTDAYFTYDHGGLTVTAGQHNTFQGLEELSSSNDTSFIERAAYTDAFGFERRVGLSAQYGVSDLLFQAGVFTANIDDLNNDEDNSIGFDVRAVAMPKFGDTQTHFGASYHYRDLGDATSARRYRQRPAVHFTDTRFIDTGNISGAESETSYGLEAAVISGRFHATAEGHWLNLDRAGALADPTFFGGAVEAGFFLTDDTRGYKNGVFKGVKVANPVGQGGLGAWQVNLRYDRLDLVDAGVVGGTQDAYQASLIWTPVNYVRFLLSYSKIDYSDAAILAAGDDSYNVDAFAGRFQISF; encoded by the coding sequence ATGCTCAAGACATTAGGCCTGCTGGCCGGGACCGCAGCGATCGGACTCTATCCCGCAACAGCAATGGCGGCCCCGATTACCGACGAACAGGCTGCGGCGCTGCTTAGCAAGCTGGAGCAGCTCGAGCGCGAAGTCGCCGATCTCAAGGCACAGCTTGGTTCGGTGCAGCAAAGCCAGGTTGCTTCGACCAGCGCGATTGCAGCAACCGAAGCGAAACTCGCAGCGACCGAGGAAAAGCTGGAGCAGCAGAAGCCGGTCAAGGTGGCCTTCAAGGGCGCGCCCGAAATCAAGGGCGAAGACGGCTGGAGCTTCAAGCCGCGCGGGCGGATGCTCTATGATTTCGGCAGTGTCAACGCGCCGGACTCGATCAATGATGCGGGGCTCGGCTTCGCCAACGAGGCACGGCGCATCCGGCTGGGCGCCTCGGGATCGATCCCAGGCGGCTTCGGTTACAAGCTGGAAGCGGACTTTGCCGGCAATGAGATCGATCTGACCGACGCCTACTTCACCTATGACCATGGCGGGCTGACAGTAACAGCCGGCCAGCATAACACATTCCAGGGACTGGAAGAGCTGTCGAGCAGCAATGACACCAGCTTCATCGAGCGCGCCGCCTATACCGATGCCTTCGGTTTCGAACGGCGGGTCGGGCTGAGCGCGCAATATGGCGTTTCGGACCTGCTCTTTCAGGCCGGTGTGTTTACCGCCAATATCGACGATCTCAACAATGACGAGGACAATAGCATCGGCTTTGACGTGCGCGCGGTGGCGATGCCGAAATTTGGCGACACCCAGACCCATTTCGGGGCCTCATACCATTATCGCGATCTTGGCGATGCGACGAGCGCACGGCGTTATCGCCAGCGTCCGGCGGTCCATTTCACCGACACCCGCTTTATCGACACCGGCAATATCAGCGGCGCTGAGTCCGAGACCAGCTACGGCCTTGAGGCTGCTGTGATTTCCGGTCGTTTCCACGCGACGGCGGAGGGCCACTGGCTCAATCTGGATCGCGCCGGCGCGCTTGCCGATCCGACCTTCTTTGGCGGCGCAGTCGAGGCAGGATTTTTCCTGACCGACGACACACGCGGCTACAAGAATGGCGTGTTCAAGGGCGTCAAGGTAGCCAATCCGGTCGGCCAGGGCGGCCTCGGAGCATGGCAGGTCAATCTCCGCTATGACCGTCTCGATCTGGTCGACGCCGGCGTGGTCGGCGGCACCCAGGACGCCTATCAGGCGTCCCTGATCTGGACCCCGGTCAACTATGTCCGCTTCCTGCTGAGCTATTCCAAAATCGACTATAGCGACGCGGCGATCCTCGCGGCTGGGGACGACAGTTATAATGTCGATGCATTCGCTGGCCGATTCCAGATCAGCTTCTGA
- the phoU gene encoding phosphate signaling complex protein PhoU, giving the protein MNLSTAHHTVTAFDAEIHDLRAMVLEMGDKSTAAIVRSIEALAQNDLALAKAVVADDREIDELERRIDALSIQTIALRAPMADDLRHLIATFKISSIAERIGDYAKNIAKRVPLVAKSSRKIEPASLLPSMANIAAELVRDSFKAYADGDADLAVSVWARDQTLDNFYTSIFRAIITYMVENPSYISESAHLLFIAKNLERIGDHATNIAELTYFAETGRQMPDRHKGDDVGTIWADQPFAE; this is encoded by the coding sequence ATGAATCTCAGCACTGCCCATCATACGGTGACCGCCTTTGATGCGGAAATTCACGATCTCCGGGCGATGGTGCTGGAGATGGGGGACAAGAGCACCGCCGCGATTGTCCGGTCGATCGAGGCGCTTGCCCAAAATGATCTGGCGCTGGCGAAAGCGGTGGTCGCTGATGATCGCGAGATAGACGAGCTGGAGCGGCGGATTGATGCACTGTCGATCCAGACCATCGCCTTGCGTGCCCCGATGGCCGACGATCTGCGCCATCTGATAGCGACCTTCAAGATTTCCAGCATTGCCGAGCGGATCGGGGACTATGCAAAGAATATCGCCAAGCGGGTTCCGCTGGTCGCCAAATCCAGCCGCAAGATCGAGCCGGCTTCGCTATTGCCGTCAATGGCCAATATCGCCGCCGAACTGGTCCGGGATTCGTTCAAGGCCTATGCCGACGGCGACGCCGATCTGGCCGTCTCGGTCTGGGCGAGAGACCAGACGCTGGACAATTTCTATACCAGTATCTTCCGCGCGATCATCACCTATATGGTCGAAAACCCATCCTATATCAGCGAATCCGCGCATCTGCTGTTCATCGCGAAAAATCTCGAGCGGATCGGCGATCACGCGACCAATATTGCAGAACTGACCTATTTTGCCGAAACCGGGCGGCAGATGCCCGATCGCCACAAGGGCGACGATGTCGGGACGATATGGGCCGACCAGCCGTTCGCGGAATAG
- a CDS encoding substrate-binding domain-containing protein produces MKTKFALIAMSALALAGCENQAGSSGGGGSRDQIRIVGSSTVFPFAKAVSENFVNMGSFKAPVLESTGTGAGMSLFCSGVGADTPDIENASRRMKASEFELCQKNGVTDIVEINIGIDGIAVAQSNEGPSFSLTPEQIYKAIAAKPFGKENTTKNWSDIDASLPSLPISVYGPPSTSGTRDALTELIMEVGCKTDPETKALKDSNKDEYEAICHEIRTDGPYLDTGENDNLIVQKLKSNPNAVGIFGYSFLEENLDTVRGITISGVKPAYDAIASGEYPGARPLYIYVKKQHVGVIPGIQEFVTEFINAGTRDGYLVKAGLIASPDATRESMKEAAKTLPLLTKDVLK; encoded by the coding sequence ATGAAAACGAAATTTGCTCTAATCGCGATGTCCGCTCTGGCTCTGGCCGGTTGTGAAAATCAGGCCGGCAGCAGCGGCGGCGGCGGTAGCCGTGACCAGATCCGCATCGTCGGTTCTTCGACCGTGTTTCCATTCGCCAAGGCTGTGTCGGAAAATTTCGTCAACATGGGCAGCTTCAAGGCCCCTGTACTGGAATCGACGGGAACCGGCGCAGGCATGAGCCTGTTCTGCTCCGGTGTTGGCGCGGATACGCCCGATATTGAAAATGCTTCGCGCCGGATGAAGGCTTCCGAATTTGAACTGTGCCAGAAGAACGGTGTCACCGACATTGTCGAAATCAACATCGGCATCGATGGTATCGCGGTAGCTCAGTCGAATGAGGGGCCAAGCTTTTCCCTGACCCCCGAGCAGATCTACAAGGCGATTGCCGCCAAACCGTTCGGCAAGGAAAATACCACCAAGAACTGGTCGGATATCGATGCTTCGCTGCCGTCGTTGCCGATCAGCGTCTACGGCCCGCCATCGACATCGGGTACCCGCGATGCGCTGACCGAGCTGATCATGGAAGTCGGCTGCAAGACCGATCCTGAAACCAAGGCGCTCAAGGACAGCAACAAGGATGAATATGAGGCCATCTGTCACGAGATCCGTACTGACGGTCCCTATCTGGACACGGGCGAGAATGACAATCTGATCGTCCAGAAGCTGAAATCCAACCCCAATGCGGTCGGTATTTTCGGCTACAGCTTCCTCGAGGAAAATCTCGACACGGTGCGCGGAATCACCATCTCCGGCGTCAAACCGGCTTATGACGCGATTGCCTCGGGCGAATATCCCGGAGCTCGGCCACTCTATATCTATGTGAAGAAACAGCATGTCGGCGTGATCCCTGGCATTCAGGAATTCGTCACGGAATTCATCAACGCGGGCACCCGTGACGGTTATCTGGTCAAGGCCGGCCTGATCGCATCGCCGGACGCAACCCGGGAATCGATGAAGGAAGCGGCCAAGACCCTGCCGCTGCTGACCAAGGATGTTTTGAAATAG
- the lepA gene encoding translation elongation factor 4 produces the protein MTERSHIRNFSIIAHIDHGKSTLADRLIQHTGGLTEREMSEQVLDNMDIERERGITIKAQTVRLNYTAKDGETYELSLMDTPGHVDFAYEVSRSLAACEGALLVVDAAQGVEAQTLANVYQSIEHDHEIIPVLNKIDLPAAEPERVRNEIEEIIGLDASDAVMASAKSGIGIEDILEQIVTRIPPPGGDRDKPLKAMLVDSWYDPYLGVVILVRVIDGVLTKGQRIKFMAQGTEHLVDRVGCMRPKIEQLPELAAGEIGFITAQIKEVSQTAVGDTITTVKNPAPEALPGFKEVQSVVFCGLFPVDAADFEKLRESIGKLRLNDASFTFEMETSAALGQGFRCGFLGLLHLEIVQERLTREYDLDLITTAPSVVYRIEMNDGSEQFLHNPADMPDVVKIREIEEPWIEATIYCPDEYLGGILKLCQDRRGVQKNLTYVGDRAQVVYELPLNEVVFDFYDRLKSISRGYASFDYHQIGLRTGQLVKMNIMVNGDPVDALSMIVHRDAAEARGRHMCERLKDLIPRHLFKIPVQAAIGGKVIARETISAMRKDVTAKCYGGDISRKKKLLDKQKKGKAKMREYGNVSIPQEAFIAALKMGDEG, from the coding sequence ATGACCGAACGTTCCCATATCCGCAATTTTTCCATCATCGCCCATATTGATCATGGCAAATCGACTCTCGCCGACCGGCTGATCCAGCATACCGGCGGGCTGACCGAGCGCGAGATGAGCGAGCAGGTGCTCGACAATATGGATATCGAGCGCGAGCGCGGAATCACGATCAAGGCGCAGACGGTGCGGCTCAACTATACCGCCAAGGATGGCGAGACCTATGAACTCAGCCTGATGGACACGCCGGGTCATGTCGACTTTGCCTATGAAGTGTCGCGGAGCCTGGCGGCGTGCGAGGGCGCGTTGCTGGTGGTCGATGCGGCGCAGGGGGTCGAGGCGCAGACGCTGGCCAATGTCTACCAGTCGATCGAGCATGATCACGAGATCATTCCGGTGCTCAACAAGATCGATCTGCCGGCCGCCGAGCCGGAGCGGGTGCGCAACGAGATCGAGGAGATCATCGGGCTGGACGCGTCGGACGCGGTGATGGCGAGCGCCAAGTCGGGGATCGGTATCGAGGATATTCTCGAGCAGATCGTGACAAGAATTCCGCCACCGGGCGGCGACCGCGACAAGCCATTGAAGGCGATGCTGGTCGACAGCTGGTATGATCCCTATCTCGGCGTGGTCATTCTGGTGCGGGTGATCGACGGGGTGCTGACCAAGGGCCAGCGGATCAAGTTCATGGCCCAGGGCACCGAGCATCTGGTCGACCGGGTCGGCTGCATGCGACCGAAGATCGAACAATTGCCGGAACTGGCGGCCGGTGAAATCGGCTTTATCACCGCGCAGATCAAGGAAGTCAGCCAGACCGCGGTCGGCGACACGATCACCACGGTGAAGAATCCGGCGCCCGAGGCTTTGCCGGGCTTCAAGGAAGTGCAGTCGGTGGTCTTCTGCGGCCTGTTCCCGGTCGATGCGGCGGACTTCGAGAAATTGCGCGAGAGCATCGGCAAGCTGCGGCTTAACGATGCGAGCTTCACCTTCGAGATGGAGACGAGCGCGGCTTTGGGGCAGGGCTTCCGCTGCGGTTTTCTGGGGCTGCTGCATCTGGAGATTGTCCAGGAGCGGCTGACGCGTGAATATGACCTGGATCTGATCACCACGGCGCCGTCGGTGGTCTATCGGATCGAGATGAACGATGGCAGCGAGCAATTCCTGCACAACCCGGCGGACATGCCGGACGTGGTCAAGATTCGCGAGATCGAGGAGCCGTGGATCGAGGCGACCATCTATTGCCCCGACGAATATCTCGGCGGTATCTTGAAGCTTTGCCAGGACCGGCGCGGGGTGCAGAAGAACCTGACCTATGTCGGCGACCGGGCGCAGGTGGTCTATGAACTGCCGCTCAACGAGGTGGTGTTCGATTTCTACGACCGGCTGAAGAGCATTTCGCGCGGCTATGCCAGCTTTGACTATCACCAGATCGGCTTGCGCACCGGGCAGCTGGTCAAGATGAACATCATGGTCAACGGCGATCCGGTCGACGCGCTGAGCATGATCGTCCATCGCGACGCCGCCGAGGCGCGCGGCCGGCACATGTGCGAGCGGCTCAAGGACCTGATCCCGCGGCATCTGTTCAAGATCCCGGTGCAGGCCGCGATCGGCGGCAAGGTAATCGCCCGCGAGACCATCTCGGCGATGCGCAAGGATGTGACCGCCAAATGCTATGGCGGCGATATCAGCCGCAAGAAGAAGCTGCTCGACAAGCAGAAGAAGGGCAAGGCGAAGATGCGCGAATATGGCAATGTCAGCATCCCGCAGGAAGCCTTCATTGCCGCGCTGAAAATGGGCGACGAGGGCTAG
- a CDS encoding MFS transporter, which yields MTSTILSGATRPPPSLETSRNLRLFTIFLLYAGQGIPLGLFDFTIPAWMAVNGASAADIAFVVAMVGIPWSFKFVAGFVMDRYTLLSMGRRRVWIIGAQAVMISLLVLFAIVNPGPDEVLILGIVGLAVNTATVFQDVAVDGLTVDILPEEERSMGGALASGGQVIGIAVSAALTGTMVYAFGASAAYVACGVLVLLVTVHIIWTRERVGERRLPWTEGETQEVNRSAHAGDWLLLLKGAFRNSLSGHSLAWFPNLLVSGLTYGICIIAVPLIATGDTGWTEDQLGSLNGTAQLVAGIVTIAIGGFAVGRIGAQRSLWLLRLAFVGLLGWMIWSADGWSDPRVLMTFVLGWTALHFLGGISDVVINMRLSPPAISATQFSIFMAVSNMGISLAGILVGSFAFLAEPGAMLLLLMVAQGLSVAMLLIVNFPTEQIGRPERATDISVPPAGAMPARD from the coding sequence TTGACATCCACGATCCTGTCCGGCGCGACGCGCCCGCCTCCATCGCTTGAGACCAGCCGCAATCTGCGCCTGTTCACGATATTTCTGCTCTATGCCGGGCAGGGCATTCCGCTTGGCCTGTTCGATTTTACCATCCCGGCGTGGATGGCGGTCAACGGTGCATCTGCAGCCGATATCGCCTTTGTCGTGGCGATGGTCGGCATTCCCTGGAGCTTCAAATTTGTCGCCGGCTTCGTCATGGACCGCTACACCCTGCTCTCGATGGGCCGGCGGCGGGTCTGGATCATCGGGGCGCAGGCGGTGATGATCTCGCTGCTGGTCCTCTTCGCCATCGTCAATCCAGGTCCTGATGAAGTGCTGATTCTCGGCATCGTCGGACTGGCCGTCAACACTGCCACCGTGTTTCAGGATGTCGCCGTCGACGGCCTGACCGTTGACATCCTGCCGGAGGAGGAGCGGTCGATGGGCGGCGCGCTGGCCTCGGGCGGGCAGGTTATCGGTATCGCCGTTTCCGCCGCGCTCACCGGCACCATGGTCTATGCCTTTGGTGCCAGCGCCGCCTATGTCGCCTGCGGTGTTCTCGTTCTGCTGGTGACCGTGCATATCATCTGGACGCGCGAACGGGTCGGCGAGCGCCGTCTGCCGTGGACCGAAGGAGAAACCCAGGAGGTCAACCGCAGCGCCCATGCGGGTGACTGGCTGCTACTGCTCAAGGGCGCCTTTCGCAATTCGCTGTCCGGGCACAGCCTGGCCTGGTTCCCCAATCTTCTCGTTTCCGGCCTGACTTATGGAATCTGCATTATCGCAGTCCCGCTAATCGCGACCGGCGATACCGGCTGGACCGAAGATCAGCTTGGCTCGCTCAACGGCACGGCGCAACTGGTCGCCGGCATTGTCACGATCGCCATCGGCGGCTTTGCCGTCGGCAGGATCGGCGCGCAGCGCTCCCTGTGGCTGCTACGCCTGGCCTTTGTCGGCCTGCTCGGCTGGATGATCTGGTCCGCCGACGGCTGGAGCGACCCGCGCGTCCTGATGACCTTCGTCCTCGGCTGGACGGCCCTGCATTTCCTCGGCGGGATCAGCGATGTGGTGATCAACATGCGGCTCAGTCCGCCGGCCATTTCGGCGACCCAGTTCTCGATCTTCATGGCGGTCTCCAACATGGGGATCAGCCTGGCCGGCATCCTGGTCGGATCCTTCGCGTTCCTCGCCGAGCCCGGAGCGATGCTGCTGTTGCTGATGGTGGCGCAGGGCCTTTCGGTGGCCATGCTGCTGATCGTCAATTTCCCGACCGAGCAGATCGGGCGACCGGAACGTGCCACCGATATTTCGGTTCCGCCGGCCGGAGCCATGCCCGCCCGGGACTAG
- a CDS encoding GNAT family N-acetyltransferase — protein MLTASDIVSVEGIDRVGPESVAALAAITADAFRDDPFNKWLFGGFEPMQRTFHGFARHIYAPNGFCQILREEGEDLAAAMWLMPGDEPEMPAIAMLQTYWGLFASGGWGALMRGKAAGEAMEKHHPAEPHAYLFTVGVAGAGRGRGLGRRLIRPVLDACDRAGTMAYLENSNPANRRFYNSLGFERVELFHATTDSPPLEAMKRLPR, from the coding sequence ATGCTGACTGCATCGGATATCGTGTCTGTCGAGGGGATCGACAGGGTCGGTCCGGAAAGTGTCGCTGCGCTGGCCGCCATCACGGCTGATGCTTTTCGCGATGATCCGTTCAACAAGTGGCTGTTTGGCGGTTTCGAACCGATGCAACGGACGTTTCACGGATTTGCGCGGCATATTTATGCACCGAACGGTTTTTGCCAGATCCTGAGGGAAGAGGGCGAGGACCTGGCGGCCGCGATGTGGCTAATGCCCGGTGACGAGCCCGAAATGCCCGCGATAGCGATGCTGCAGACCTATTGGGGGCTGTTCGCCAGCGGCGGATGGGGCGCCCTGATGCGCGGCAAGGCGGCGGGCGAAGCGATGGAAAAACATCATCCGGCCGAACCGCATGCCTATCTGTTCACCGTCGGTGTTGCCGGTGCGGGACGGGGCAGGGGGCTGGGCCGGCGCCTGATCCGGCCGGTTCTCGATGCCTGCGACCGGGCGGGGACGATGGCCTATCTGGAAAACAGCAATCCGGCCAATCGGCGATTCTACAACAGTCTCGGTTTCGAGCGGGTTGAACTGTTTCATGCCACAACGGACAGTCCGCCGCTGGAGGCGATGAAGCGGTTGCCCCGCTAG